A stretch of the Meles meles chromosome 19, mMelMel3.1 paternal haplotype, whole genome shotgun sequence genome encodes the following:
- the PSMD8 gene encoding 26S proteasome non-ATPase regulatory subunit 8: MFIKGRTPRAPPRERLNTNRGRRRTAAVGPPPMLGSTSRPHFRRASVCRRRCRKSGRRFAASRKMAATAVNGAPGASNSGSAAASGAVLQVAAGMYEQLKGEWNRKSPNLSKCGEELGRLKLVLLELNFLPTTGTKLTKQQLILARDILEIGAQWSILRKDIPSFERYMAQLKCYYFDYKEQLPESAYMHQLLGLNLLFLLSQNRVAEFHTELERLPAKDIQTNVYIKHPVSLEQYLMEGSYNKVFLAKGNIPAESYTFFIDILLDTIRDEIAGCIEKAYEKILFTEATRILFFNTPKKMTDYAKKRGWVLGLNNYYSFASQQQKPEDTTIPSTELAKQVIEYARQLEMIV; the protein is encoded by the exons ATGTTTATTAAGGGCCGGACTCCAAGGGCACCTCCCCGAGAGCGACTGAATACGAACCGCGGCAGGCGGAGGACGGCAGCCGTAGGCCCGCCCCCGATGTTGGGCTCCACCTCCCGGCCCCACTTCCGCCGGGCGAGCGTCTGTAGGCGACGCTGCCGTAAATCGGGCCGGAGGTTTGCCGCATCACGGAAGATGGCGGCCACGGCGGTGAACGGGGCACCGGGCGCCTCGAACTCGGGCTCTGCGGCGGCCTCGGGTGCAGTCCTTCAGGTCGCGGCCGGCATGTACGAGCAACTTAAGGGCGAGTGGAACCGTAAAAGCCCCAATCTTAGCAAGTGCGGTGAAGAGCTGGGCCGTCTCAAG CTGGTTCTGCTGGAGCTCAACTTCTTGCCAACTACAGGGACCAAACTGACCAAACAGCAGCTCATTCTGGCCC GTGACATCCTGGAGATTGGGGCCCAGTGGAGCATCCTACGCAAGGACATCCCCTCCTTCGAGCGCTACATGGCCCAGCTCAAATGCTACTACTTCGATTACAA GGAGCAGCTCCCCGAGTCAGCCTATATGCATCAGCTCTTGGGCCTCAACCTCCTCTTCCTGCTGTCTCAGAACCGGGTGGCTGAGTTCCACACAGAGTTGGAGCGGCTGCCTGCCAAGGACATCCAGACCAATGTATACATCAAGCATCCTGTGTCCCTCGAGCAG TACCTGATGGAGGGCAGCTATAACAAGGTGTTCCTGGCCAAAGGCAACATCCCTGCTGAGAGCTATACCTTCTTCATTGACATCCTGCTTGACACTATCAG GGACGAGATTGCTGGATGCATTGAGAAGGCCTATGAGAAGATTCTTTTCACTGAGGCCACCCGGATCCTCTTCTTCAACACACCCAAAAAGATGACAGACTACGCCAAGAAG CGAGGGTGGGTTCTGGGCCTCAACAACTACTACAGCTTTGCCAGCCAGCAGCAGAAGCCAGAAGATACCACCATCCCCTCCACGGAACTGGCCAAACAGGTCATCGAGTATGCCCGGCAGCTGGAGATGATCGTCTGA